A window of Pullulanibacillus sp. KACC 23026 genomic DNA:
TATGATCTGTTGAGCAATCATTGACACAAATGACTTCGAAATCCTTATGTGGCAAAGTCTGATGGACCAAAGAATCAAGTGTGACTTTTAAATGGCGTGCCGCATTATAGATCGGTATTGCAACCGTTACTTTAACCATGTCATTCTACCTTCTTATTTATAAGAATTTCGAGCAGGCCCTCTTCGTCAATCAGACAGCCCTCGGAGTCGATTGGCCAGCTTATTTATGAAAAGGGTGACTTTTAAATCAGTTCATTCATATCCTCAAGATAAATGAAGAAAATGGCGAATATGTCTATATTAGTCACCAAATCTTACAAAAAAATACATATTATAGATTAGATTATATAGGACGGCTTGAGGGAATGAAAGAGAATTAACGTGACATAAAACGAGGCGATTCGACAGTTTTCGCGAATGGGAATAATAGATTAAAAAGATGGGGACCCAAGCTAATGAGTGTGGGGTAACAGGAGAGAGGAAGTATAGAATTTAAAAAGTCTTAAGCGTACGAAAACCGCCTGCCCCAATTGGACGGCGGTTTCGTGATGCTCACATAAGTGGATGCCTAGAGTACTTTGCTTAAGAAAGATATTGTCCGTTCATTTTGCGGATTAGAAAAAATCTCAGAGGGGATATTTTCTTCAACAATATAACCGCCGTCCATAAAAAGAACACGGTCGCCTACTTCACGGGCAAATCCCATTTCGTGGGTTACCACAATCATAGTCATGCCTTCTTTGGCAAGATTCTTCATAACTTCGAGAACCTCTCCGACCATTTCCGGGTCAAGAGCGGAGGTAGGTTCATCAAAAAGCATGATTTTAGGTTCCATTGCTAAGGCACGAGCGATCGCCACACGCTGCTTTTGTCCCCCAGATAATGAGGCGGGATAGACATTGGCTTTATCGGCCAATCCAACCTTTCCAAGCAATTCAAGTGCTTTTTTCTTTGCGGCATCCGGCTTGATCTTCCGGACAATTTTCGGTGACAAGGTGATATTTTCAAGCACGGTCTTATGAGGAAATAGATTAAAATGCTGAAACACCATGCCGACTTCTTCGCGAATTTTGTCGATATTAGTTTTCTTATCGGAAATATCAACATCTTCTATATAAATATGGCCATCGGTAATGGATTCTAGAAGATTAATACAACGCAAAAAGGTAGATTTTCCGGAACCGGATGGGCCGATCACGACGACGACCTCTTGCGGTTTAATCTGGACATTAATATCTTTCAAAACAACGTGGTCACCGAAGGCCTTTTTTAAGTTTTCAACACGAATCATTCGGTAGCCAACCTTCTTTCAAGATAATTTAACAGCAAGCTCATGGAATAAGTTAAGACAAGATAAATGGCAGCGGCTGTGAAGTAAGGCTCCCATACGCGGTAATATTGACCTTGCATCGCTCGTCCCCAATACATGATCTCTTGACAGGCAATGATAGCCAAGAGAGAGGAGTCTTTAATCAAAACAATAAATTCATTTCCAAGCGGCGGAATCATACGTTTAAAAGCCTGTGGCAAAATAACATGGCGCATGGCTTGAACGTGACTCATTCCGAGAGAACGCGAGGCTTCCATCTGTCCTTTGTCGATGGACTGAATGCCGGCACGAAAGATTTCTGCGGTATAAGCAGCAGAATTCAAAGAGAGAGAAAGGATACCCGCAAAAATGGAGTTGGTTTTACCAATGATGAGCGGGACAAAACCGAAATGAATGATTAAAATTTGCACAAATAAAGGCGTCCCACGAAAGATCGTAATATAAAGACTGAACGGGAAAGCAAGCCATTTATTGCGCATTATTTTTCCAAGACCAATCAGCAACCCTAAAATAGTTCCAAAAAAGATACCAGCAAGAGAGAGACCGATCGTTAAAAGTGTTCCCTTAAGAAAAAACGGGGCATAAGCTGCGATGATGTCCCATCTAAAATTCATGTTAGAACCTCCAATCTAGAAGCCCATTCAAAAAACGTAACTGTCTACAATAAATTCCCTAAAAAGGAAAAAATAAGGGGGATTTTGACGGGCTTTAAAGTTAAATTGCGTAACACTTGCTCTGAACAAGGTTACGCAATCCGGTTTTACCATTTTATCTATTCAGCTTTTGCTTGTTCAGCTTTGATTTGAGCCAGGTCTGGATCTTTGCCGAAATTAGCTTTATAGATCTTCGCATACGTGCCATCAGAGATGATTTTCTTAATGGCTTTATTAAATGCAGGTACAAGCTTGCTGCCTTTAGGGAACATGATACCGTAATATTCACTTGGGAAGCTTGGATCGTCTACAATTTTGAGCTTCTGATCTGGGTTATTCTTGACGTAAGCCTGGACAACCCCGCTGTCTGCTACTACTGCATCTGCCCCATTGTTGAGCATTTCTTGAATGGCAAGCGGTGTCGTATCAAATTTCTTGATCTTAGAACTGTTTTTACCGAGGATTCCTTCAGCAATCGTTTGACCAGTTGTTGCGTTTTGGACGGCAATCGTTTTTCCTTTTAGATCCTTACCGCTGCTGATGGTGCTACCGTCTTTAATTAAGATTTCATTTTTAGATTGGAAGTAAGGAAGTGAAAAATCATAGGTTTGTTTGCGGTCATTGTTTATAGTGATTGCCGAAATACCAGCGTCAGCGTTGTTTCCTTCAAGTGCTGCGAAGGCTGCATCCCAACCTAC
This region includes:
- a CDS encoding amino acid ABC transporter ATP-binding protein, translated to MIRVENLKKAFGDHVVLKDINVQIKPQEVVVVIGPSGSGKSTFLRCINLLESITDGHIYIEDVDISDKKTNIDKIREEVGMVFQHFNLFPHKTVLENITLSPKIVRKIKPDAAKKKALELLGKVGLADKANVYPASLSGGQKQRVAIARALAMEPKIMLFDEPTSALDPEMVGEVLEVMKNLAKEGMTMIVVTHEMGFAREVGDRVLFMDGGYIVEENIPSEIFSNPQNERTISFLSKVL
- a CDS encoding amino acid ABC transporter permease, yielding MNFRWDIIAAYAPFFLKGTLLTIGLSLAGIFFGTILGLLIGLGKIMRNKWLAFPFSLYITIFRGTPLFVQILIIHFGFVPLIIGKTNSIFAGILSLSLNSAAYTAEIFRAGIQSIDKGQMEASRSLGMSHVQAMRHVILPQAFKRMIPPLGNEFIVLIKDSSLLAIIACQEIMYWGRAMQGQYYRVWEPYFTAAAIYLVLTYSMSLLLNYLERRLATE
- a CDS encoding basic amino acid ABC transporter substrate-binding protein, with protein sequence MKKSFSLVMALLIMSVIMLAGCGTSSNNGSSSTKSEKTLHVVTDASYAPFENMDNGKMVGFDVDIMNAVAKDAGYKVKMDNVGWDAAFAALEGNNADAGISAITINNDRKQTYDFSLPYFQSKNEILIKDGSTISSGKDLKGKTIAVQNATTGQTIAEGILGKNSSKIKKFDTTPLAIQEMLNNGADAVVADSGVVQAYVKNNPDQKLKIVDDPSFPSEYYGIMFPKGSKLVPAFNKAIKKIISDGTYAKIYKANFGKDPDLAQIKAEQAKAE